One genomic segment of Impatiens glandulifera chromosome 6, dImpGla2.1, whole genome shotgun sequence includes these proteins:
- the LOC124943971 gene encoding F-box protein PP2-A13-like, with product MGGNSSSYHQIKEEEESTPLKSNLEDIPENCKALILTHLNPIEICNLSCMNRSFQAASSANFIWDLKLPSNYQFIVDKLEKVKFFDLGKKELYGRLCQHNPFDGGTREIWVDKKTGGVCLLISSIGLVITGVDDRRYWTHIPTDESRFETIAYLQQTWWLEIVGELDFQLPSGSYSLFFRLQLGKSGKRLGRRICNIDHIHGWDIKPVIFQLTTSDGQCSISRCFLDNPGNWVRYRVGDFVVSRPDQSTKIKFSLRQIDCTHTKGGLCIDSVFICPNYLG from the exons ATGGGCGGCAATTCTTCTTcatatcatcaaataaaggAGGAAGAAGAATCAACACCATTAAAATCCAACCTAGAAGACATACCAGAGAATTGCAAAGCCCTAATTCTCACCCACTTAAATCCAATCGAAATCTGCAATCTTTCATGCATGAATCGATCATTCCAAGCCGCTTCTTCTGCAAATTTCATTTGGGATCTTAAATTACCTTCTAATTATCAATTCATCGTTGATAAATTGGagaaagttaaattttttgATTTGGGGAAGAAGGAATTGTATGGTAGACTCTGTCAACACAACCCTTTTGATGGCGGCACTAGG GAGATTTGGGTTGATAAAAAGACAGGGGGTGTTTGTTTGTTGATTTCTTCGATAGGTTTGGTGATTACCGGAGTTGATGATCGGAGATATTGGACACATATTCCGACCGATGAGTCTAG GTTTGAAACAATTGCATATCTTCAACAAACATGGTGGCTCGAGATCGTAGGTGAATTAGACTTTCAGCTCCCTTCAGGCTCCTACAGCCTCTTTTTTCGACTTCAACTTGGGAAATCGGGGAAGAGGTTAGGAAGAAGAATTTGTAACATTGATCATATTCATGGTTGGGATATTAAGCCCGTGATTTTTCAACTCACAACATCTGACGGTCAGTGTTCAATTTCTCGATGTTTCTTAGATAATCCAGGGAATTGGGTGCGTTATCGTGTTGGGGATTTTGTAGTTTCGAGGCCCGATCAGTCTACGAAGATAAAATTTTCGTTGAGACAGATTGATTGTACTCATACAAAAGGAGGGTTGTGTATAGACTCGGTTTTCATATGCCCAAATTATTTAGGTTAA